In a single window of the Streptacidiphilus sp. P02-A3a genome:
- a CDS encoding peroxiredoxin-like family protein, whose protein sequence is MTTSTQPIAEQVAALNAVVAERLPADVLADFGEEQAALDAAGVPSGAARPGAAMPDGDLLDLHGAPTTLAAARGDAPSVVVLYRGAWCPFCNIALRTYQADLVPALADRGVRLIAVSPQRPDGSLTAQQSNELTFTVLSDPGNQLAGGLGVLTRGTDAVREAQARIGLDVAAGNADGTPELPMPTTVLVDADGTIRWIDVHPNYTTRTEPQRIIHAIDSLLD, encoded by the coding sequence ATGACCACCAGCACCCAGCCCATCGCCGAGCAGGTCGCCGCACTCAACGCCGTCGTCGCCGAGCGGCTGCCCGCCGACGTCCTCGCCGACTTCGGGGAGGAGCAGGCCGCGCTCGACGCGGCCGGCGTGCCCTCCGGCGCCGCGCGCCCCGGGGCCGCCATGCCCGACGGCGACCTGCTCGACCTCCACGGCGCTCCCACCACCCTGGCGGCCGCCCGCGGCGACGCCCCCTCCGTGGTCGTGCTCTACCGGGGTGCGTGGTGCCCCTTCTGCAACATCGCCCTGCGCACCTACCAGGCCGACCTGGTCCCCGCGCTCGCGGACCGCGGGGTGCGGCTGATCGCCGTCAGCCCGCAGCGGCCCGACGGTTCCCTGACTGCGCAGCAGAGCAACGAGCTGACCTTCACCGTGCTGTCCGACCCCGGCAACCAGCTCGCCGGCGGCCTGGGCGTACTCACCCGCGGGACCGACGCCGTCCGTGAGGCCCAGGCCAGGATCGGCCTCGATGTCGCGGCCGGAAACGCGGACGGCACCCCGGAGCTGCCGATGCCCACCACGGTCCTGGTGGACGCCGACGGCACCATCCGCTGGATCGACGTCCACCCCAACTACACCACCCGCACCGAGCCGCAGCGGATCATCCACGCCATCGACTCCCTGCTCGACTGA